In a single window of the Flavobacterium ammoniigenes genome:
- a CDS encoding glyoxalase → MNSRDEFLKKFRGDALGKIDRQSSLEEYFQNTTLRPILNLQNDLILSAFQIYIVQNKIPFEIYSTDKKNTVIENAILKDVKFQNLLKGFAIGLFTADEFTLYSSASSSLNKRIRSMLIERLQSQLQLI, encoded by the coding sequence ATGAATTCAAGAGACGAATTTTTAAAAAAATTTAGAGGAGATGCATTAGGTAAAATTGATAGACAATCTTCTTTAGAAGAGTATTTTCAAAATACCACTTTGCGTCCCATTTTAAATCTTCAAAACGATTTAATTCTCAGTGCTTTCCAAATATATATAGTTCAAAATAAAATTCCTTTTGAAATCTATTCGACTGATAAAAAAAATACAGTCATCGAAAATGCGATTTTAAAAGACGTTAAATTTCAAAATTTGCTTAAAGGATTTGCAATTGGATTATTTACTGCGGATGAATTTACTTTATATTCTAGTGCAAGTTCATCTTTAAATAAGAGAATTAGATCGATGCTAATTGAGCGATTGCAAAGTCAATTACAATTGATTTAA
- a CDS encoding sugar phosphate isomerase/epimerase family protein: protein MTTIQGPAVFLAQFIGDKAPFNSLDGICQWAADLGFKGIQMPTLDARFIDLQKAAESKTYADELSGKVASYGLQISELSTHLQGQLVAVHPAYDDFFDGFAPAALRGNPKARQEWAVQQMKYAAQASQNLGLNAHATFSGSLLWQYFHPWPQRPPGLIEEGFAELAKRWLPILNEFDKNGVDVCYEIHPGEDLFDGETYEMFLKAVNNHSRACLLYDPSHFVLQQLDYIQYIDFYHERIKAFHVKDAEFNPTGKQGTFGGYQGWANRAGRYRSPGDGQIDFKTIFSKLAQYDYKGWAVMEWECCIKNQEDGAREGAEFIKKHIIKVTDKAFDDFAAVETNTQLNRKNLGL from the coding sequence ATGACAACAATTCAAGGGCCAGCGGTCTTTTTAGCACAATTTATTGGAGATAAAGCACCATTTAATTCGTTAGATGGTATTTGCCAATGGGCAGCTGATTTAGGTTTTAAAGGAATTCAAATGCCTACTTTAGATGCTCGTTTTATTGATTTACAAAAAGCAGCCGAAAGTAAAACCTATGCTGATGAGTTGTCTGGTAAAGTGGCTTCATACGGCTTACAAATTTCCGAATTATCTACTCATTTACAAGGTCAGTTAGTGGCGGTTCATCCGGCCTATGATGATTTTTTTGATGGCTTTGCTCCTGCAGCCTTGCGCGGTAATCCGAAAGCCAGACAAGAATGGGCGGTTCAACAAATGAAATATGCAGCTCAAGCTTCTCAAAATTTAGGGCTGAATGCACATGCAACTTTTAGCGGATCGTTGCTTTGGCAATACTTCCACCCTTGGCCACAAAGACCACCGGGATTAATTGAAGAAGGATTTGCCGAATTAGCGAAACGTTGGTTACCTATTTTGAATGAATTTGATAAAAATGGCGTAGATGTTTGTTATGAGATTCACCCTGGAGAGGATTTATTTGACGGAGAAACTTACGAAATGTTTTTAAAAGCCGTTAATAATCACTCCAGAGCCTGTTTGTTGTACGATCCCTCCCATTTTGTATTACAACAATTAGATTACATTCAGTATATAGATTTTTATCACGAACGTATTAAAGCCTTCCATGTTAAAGATGCCGAATTTAATCCAACTGGTAAACAAGGTACTTTTGGAGGATACCAAGGTTGGGCCAACCGTGCAGGACGTTACCGTTCGCCTGGAGACGGCCAAATTGACTTCAAAACCATTTTTAGTAAACTTGCGCAATATGATTACAAAGGTTGGGCAGTTATGGAATGGGAATGCTGTATTAAAAATCAAGAAGATGGTGCTCGTGAAGGTGCTGAATTTATCAAAAAACACATTATAAAAGTAACCGACAAAGCTTTTGACGATTTTGCAGCCGTTGAAACTAACACACAATTGAACAGAAAAAATTTAGGACTATAA
- a CDS encoding sugar phosphate isomerase/epimerase family protein, translating to MNRRREFLINSSLVLGTLAITPSLAFTTKKRAIGIQLWTMRETLPKDVKGVLAQIAKAGFTEVETFGFSPKDNSFFGTSVQDFKAILDANGLKATSNHFDFNNFIKTGDLGDLNAYINAAKVLGSEYVTIPWILPELRGTSAEDYKKLAKGVNQVAQQCHAAGLKLAYHNHDFEFEQFGNTNGYEILLNETDPNLVDFELDLYWAVRAGHNPLDLFKQHPGRFTMWHVKDMDKANKELNAEIGKGAIDFKAIFAQAKQSGMKRFFLEHETNYSPNPGESIKTSFDYISKNLI from the coding sequence ATGAATAGAAGAAGAGAATTTTTAATCAATAGCAGTTTAGTATTAGGTACTTTGGCTATTACTCCTTCCCTAGCCTTTACAACCAAAAAAAGAGCTATTGGAATCCAATTATGGACGATGCGTGAGACTTTACCCAAAGATGTCAAAGGCGTATTGGCTCAAATTGCAAAAGCAGGATTTACAGAAGTAGAAACGTTTGGCTTTTCGCCAAAAGATAATTCTTTCTTTGGAACTTCAGTACAAGACTTTAAAGCTATTTTGGATGCCAATGGTTTGAAAGCAACCAGTAACCATTTTGATTTCAATAATTTTATCAAAACTGGTGATCTTGGTGATTTGAATGCGTACATCAATGCGGCCAAAGTTTTAGGAAGTGAGTATGTTACAATTCCATGGATTTTACCTGAATTGAGAGGCACCTCTGCTGAAGATTATAAAAAATTAGCAAAAGGAGTCAATCAAGTTGCGCAACAATGTCATGCTGCTGGATTGAAACTAGCTTATCACAATCATGATTTTGAATTTGAACAATTTGGAAATACAAACGGATACGAAATTTTATTGAACGAAACTGATCCTAATCTAGTTGATTTCGAATTGGATTTGTATTGGGCAGTTCGTGCAGGTCACAATCCTTTGGATTTATTCAAGCAGCATCCAGGACGTTTTACTATGTGGCACGTAAAAGATATGGACAAAGCCAACAAAGAATTAAATGCTGAAATTGGAAAAGGGGCAATAGACTTTAAAGCCATTTTTGCACAAGCCAAACAATCAGGAATGAAACGTTTCTTTTTAGAACATGAAACCAATTATAGTCCAAATCCAGGTGAATCCATAAAAACAAGTTTTGATTATATTTCTAAAAATTTAATCTAG
- a CDS encoding nucleoside permease — MNTTNKIKLSSMMFLEFFIWGAWFVTLGTFLGTNLKASGAETAAVFSTQSWGAIIAPFIIGLIADRYFNAERILGVLHLVGAFLMYQMYQSSDLSSFYIYVFSYMVLYMPTLALVNSVAFNQMKDPEKEFSSIRVWGTIGWIVAGLSISYVFHWDSVESLANGMLKNTFLLAGIAALVLGLLSFTLPATPPKVSDEKIKIGDIIGLDALKLLKDKNFAVFFISSILICIPLAFYYQNANPFLTESGLENPTGKMAIGQISEALFLLLIPVFFTKYGFKKTILVGMLAWAIRYALFAYGNGGELSFMLIVGIALHGICYDFFFVSGQIYTNSKAGDKYKSAAQGLITLATYGVGMLIGFAVAGWITDNYKTATGTINWEMVWIIPAGIALAVFVLFALTFNDKNKTEVSH, encoded by the coding sequence ATGAATACAACAAATAAAATAAAACTATCCAGCATGATGTTCCTAGAATTTTTTATCTGGGGCGCATGGTTTGTGACTTTAGGAACTTTTTTAGGAACTAATTTAAAAGCGTCAGGAGCTGAAACAGCAGCTGTCTTTTCAACTCAATCTTGGGGGGCTATCATTGCACCATTTATTATTGGATTAATTGCTGACCGCTATTTTAATGCGGAAAGAATTTTAGGAGTATTACATTTAGTAGGTGCATTTTTAATGTACCAAATGTACCAATCTAGTGATTTAAGTTCTTTCTATATCTATGTTTTTAGTTATATGGTATTGTATATGCCAACATTAGCTTTAGTGAATTCAGTTGCTTTTAACCAAATGAAAGATCCTGAAAAAGAATTTTCTTCTATTCGTGTATGGGGAACCATTGGCTGGATTGTAGCAGGACTTTCAATTAGTTATGTATTTCATTGGGATTCTGTAGAAAGTTTAGCAAACGGTATGTTGAAAAACACCTTTTTATTAGCTGGAATTGCAGCTTTAGTATTAGGTTTATTAAGTTTTACCTTACCTGCCACTCCACCTAAAGTTTCTGATGAAAAAATCAAAATTGGAGATATCATCGGTTTAGACGCATTGAAATTATTGAAAGATAAAAACTTTGCTGTTTTCTTTATTTCTTCAATCCTAATTTGTATTCCATTAGCTTTTTATTACCAAAATGCCAATCCATTTTTGACAGAGTCAGGATTGGAAAATCCAACTGGGAAAATGGCCATTGGCCAAATTTCTGAAGCCTTGTTTTTATTGTTGATTCCTGTATTCTTTACCAAATACGGATTTAAGAAGACTATTTTAGTAGGCATGTTAGCTTGGGCAATTCGTTATGCTTTATTTGCCTATGGAAATGGTGGTGAACTTAGTTTTATGTTAATCGTTGGAATTGCTTTACACGGAATTTGTTATGATTTCTTCTTTGTTTCTGGTCAAATTTATACCAACTCAAAAGCAGGAGATAAATACAAAAGTGCGGCACAAGGTTTAATTACCTTGGCTACTTATGGTGTGGGTATGTTAATTGGTTTTGCCGTTGCTGGATGGATTACAGATAATTACAAAACAGCAACTGGAACTATCAACTGGGAAATGGTATGGATCATTCCGGCTGGAATTGCCTTGGCAGTTTTTGTTTTATTCGCATTGACTTTCAATGATAAAAATAAAACGGAAGTTTCACACTAA
- a CDS encoding Gfo/Idh/MocA family protein yields the protein MKRKLRMGMVGGGQDAFIGAIHRLAANMDGLIELSCGALSINPEIAVASGKALFLPESRTYLTYEEMIKAEAALPAEERIDFVTIVTPNFAHFAPAMMALDHGFNVVIEKPITFSLEEAKQLEQKLKETGLTLCLTHTYSGYPMVKQAKAMVREGKLGKIRKVWVEYPQGWLSKLSEREGNAQAAWRTDPKKSGKSSVMGDIGTHAAHLAEYITGSKITDICAELNTLVEGRVMDDDGAVMLKFDNGAKGVLMASQVAAGEENAVKIRVYGEKGGIEWLQHEPNSLIVKWLDEPMQILRAGSNYAHLSSFARHNCRTPGGHPEGYLEAFANIYRNFALTLGCKIDGVEPTPEMLDFPSVEDGLRGMAFIDNVVLSAQSDKKWTPNAV from the coding sequence ATGAAAAGAAAATTAAGAATGGGAATGGTCGGTGGTGGCCAAGATGCTTTCATCGGTGCAATACATCGTTTAGCTGCTAATATGGATGGCTTAATTGAATTAAGTTGTGGTGCTTTGAGTATCAACCCAGAAATTGCAGTAGCTTCAGGTAAAGCCTTATTTCTTCCAGAATCAAGAACCTATTTGACTTATGAAGAAATGATCAAAGCCGAAGCGGCGTTGCCAGCTGAAGAGCGCATTGATTTTGTTACTATTGTAACTCCAAATTTTGCCCACTTTGCCCCTGCCATGATGGCTTTAGATCATGGTTTCAATGTAGTTATTGAAAAACCAATTACCTTTTCTTTGGAAGAGGCTAAACAATTGGAACAAAAATTAAAAGAAACCGGGTTAACACTTTGTTTGACCCACACCTACTCAGGTTACCCAATGGTAAAACAAGCTAAAGCTATGGTTAGAGAAGGTAAACTTGGAAAAATTCGTAAGGTTTGGGTAGAATATCCACAGGGATGGTTGAGTAAATTGTCTGAAAGAGAAGGAAATGCACAAGCAGCTTGGAGAACAGACCCGAAAAAATCGGGAAAAAGTTCTGTAATGGGTGATATTGGAACGCATGCAGCACATTTAGCTGAATACATTACGGGTTCAAAAATTACAGACATTTGTGCCGAATTAAACACTTTAGTGGAAGGACGTGTCATGGATGATGACGGTGCCGTTATGCTAAAATTTGATAATGGTGCCAAAGGAGTCTTGATGGCTTCACAGGTTGCAGCTGGTGAAGAAAATGCAGTTAAAATTAGAGTATATGGTGAAAAAGGTGGAATCGAATGGTTGCAACACGAACCTAACTCTTTGATCGTAAAATGGTTGGATGAGCCAATGCAAATTTTAAGAGCAGGTTCAAATTATGCACATCTATCTTCATTTGCAAGACACAATTGCAGAACTCCAGGCGGACACCCAGAAGGCTATTTAGAAGCCTTTGCTAATATTTATAGAAACTTTGCTTTAACCTTAGGTTGCAAAATTGATGGTGTTGAACCAACTCCAGAGATGTTAGACTTTCCATCAGTAGAAGATGGATTAAGAGGAATGGCATTTATTGACAACGTAGTTTTATCAGCACAATCTGATAAAAAATGGACTCCAAACGCAGTATAA
- a CDS encoding GMC oxidoreductase — MNINTNLKEQNTYDAIVIGSGISGGWAAKELTEKGLRVLMLERGMNIEHITDYESAMKDPWEFKHAGRMTQEQKSTHPVQIRDYPYQEANEKWWVNDLECPYTEDKRFDWYRGFHVGGKSLMWGRQSYRFSDINFEDNKKDGHGNDWPIRYKDIAPWYDYAEKFAGISGQNEGWPLLPDGQFLPPMDLNCVEKSVKERIEKHYNRERILTIGRTANLTVPHNGRGNCQYRNLCSRGCPFGAYFSTQSSTLPAAMATKRLTVRPYSIVNHIIYDKDTKKAKGVMVIDAETNETMEFYAKIVFVNGSTLGSTFILLNSTSEAHPNGLGNGSGQLGHNLMDHHFRCGAEGTAEGFEDKYTYGRRANGIYVPRYQNYGNDKRDYLRGFGYQGGASRGNWQADVAELAFGADFKNNMSKPADHWKMGLGGFGEMLPYYENKVYIDHSKKDKWGQPVIAIDCETKDNEAKMREDMMNDAAEMLEAAGMKNIQTYDNDYYPGMAIHEMGTARMGNDPKDSVLNKWNQMHEVSNVFVTDGSCMPSIACQNPSLTFMALTARAADYAVKELKKKNI; from the coding sequence GTGAATATTAATACGAATTTAAAAGAACAAAATACTTATGACGCAATCGTTATAGGTTCAGGTATAAGTGGTGGTTGGGCTGCTAAAGAATTGACCGAAAAAGGATTACGAGTTTTGATGCTGGAACGCGGAATGAACATTGAGCATATTACTGATTATGAATCAGCTATGAAAGATCCATGGGAATTCAAGCATGCAGGTAGAATGACTCAAGAACAAAAAAGTACACACCCTGTACAAATACGAGATTATCCATATCAAGAAGCCAATGAGAAATGGTGGGTTAATGATTTGGAATGTCCGTATACAGAAGACAAACGATTTGATTGGTACAGAGGATTTCATGTAGGAGGCAAATCATTAATGTGGGGTCGTCAAAGTTACCGTTTTAGTGACATTAACTTTGAAGACAACAAAAAAGATGGTCATGGAAACGACTGGCCAATTCGTTACAAGGATATTGCTCCATGGTATGACTATGCGGAGAAATTTGCTGGTATTAGTGGTCAAAACGAAGGTTGGCCTTTATTACCAGATGGACAGTTTCTTCCACCAATGGATTTGAACTGTGTAGAGAAATCTGTTAAAGAACGAATTGAAAAACATTACAACAGAGAAAGAATCTTAACTATAGGTCGTACGGCTAATTTAACAGTTCCTCATAATGGACGTGGCAATTGCCAGTACAGAAATTTATGTAGTCGCGGATGTCCGTTTGGTGCTTATTTTAGTACTCAATCTTCTACCCTACCTGCTGCAATGGCAACTAAGCGTTTAACTGTAAGACCTTATTCTATTGTAAATCATATCATCTACGACAAGGATACTAAAAAGGCCAAAGGAGTTATGGTGATTGATGCAGAAACTAATGAAACCATGGAATTTTATGCTAAAATCGTTTTTGTAAATGGTTCTACACTAGGTTCTACATTTATATTATTGAACTCTACTTCAGAGGCACATCCGAATGGTTTAGGTAATGGTAGCGGGCAATTAGGTCATAACTTAATGGATCACCATTTCCGTTGTGGAGCTGAAGGAACTGCTGAAGGATTTGAAGATAAATACACTTATGGTCGTAGAGCCAATGGAATCTATGTACCTCGTTACCAAAATTATGGTAATGATAAACGTGATTACTTAAGAGGTTTTGGTTACCAAGGTGGTGCAAGTCGTGGAAATTGGCAAGCAGATGTGGCTGAATTAGCATTTGGTGCTGATTTCAAAAATAATATGTCAAAACCAGCAGATCATTGGAAAATGGGATTGGGTGGTTTTGGAGAAATGCTACCTTACTATGAAAATAAAGTATACATCGATCATTCGAAAAAAGACAAATGGGGTCAACCTGTTATAGCTATTGATTGCGAAACTAAAGATAACGAAGCTAAAATGCGTGAAGATATGATGAACGATGCTGCCGAAATGTTAGAAGCAGCTGGAATGAAAAATATCCAAACCTATGATAATGATTACTATCCAGGTATGGCTATTCATGAAATGGGTACCGCACGTATGGGTAACGATCCTAAAGATTCTGTATTAAATAAATGGAATCAAATGCATGAAGTAAGTAATGTATTTGTTACTGATGGTTCTTGTATGCCTTCGATTGCATGTCAAAACCCATCGTTAACGTTCATGGCATTAACTGCTCGCGCTGCTGATTATGCAGTGAAAGAATTAAAGAAAAAAAATATCTAG
- a CDS encoding hydroxypyruvate isomerase family protein, with protein MKANINRRSAIKGILASTAALSIPLELSAFNLPKDKLNSLPQLKGNINHSVSRWCFDKIDLETLCVEAKKMGITGIDLVGPEAWPTLKKYNLVSTMCNGAELNLVDGFNDIQFHDKLIQRYTDMIPRVAEAGYKNLICFSGSRRGKTDEEGWNNCVIGLQKLIPLAEKHNITLVMELLNSKVDHKDYQCDRTSWGVELVKRINSNNFKLLYDIYHMQIDEGDVIRTIKNNIQYIAHFHTAGVPGRNEIDGTQELNYPAIMRAIAGTGFKGFVGQEFIPKNQDKLASLLQAITICDI; from the coding sequence ATGAAAGCAAATATCAACAGACGATCTGCTATCAAAGGAATACTTGCCAGTACTGCTGCGTTAAGTATTCCTTTAGAATTGTCTGCTTTTAATTTGCCAAAAGATAAATTAAATTCTTTACCACAATTAAAAGGTAATATCAATCATTCTGTTTCTCGCTGGTGCTTTGACAAAATCGATTTAGAAACTTTGTGCGTTGAAGCCAAAAAAATGGGAATTACTGGAATTGATTTAGTAGGTCCCGAGGCTTGGCCAACCCTAAAAAAATACAACTTAGTATCGACTATGTGTAATGGTGCCGAGTTGAATTTAGTCGATGGTTTCAATGATATCCAATTTCATGACAAACTGATTCAACGTTATACCGATATGATTCCACGTGTAGCTGAAGCAGGTTATAAAAACTTAATTTGTTTTAGTGGAAGCCGAAGAGGTAAAACAGACGAAGAAGGTTGGAACAATTGTGTTATTGGTTTACAAAAACTAATTCCGCTAGCTGAAAAACATAATATTACATTAGTAATGGAATTATTAAACAGCAAGGTCGATCATAAAGATTATCAATGTGATCGAACTTCTTGGGGAGTCGAATTAGTCAAACGTATCAACTCAAATAATTTCAAATTGCTTTATGATATCTATCACATGCAAATTGATGAAGGCGATGTGATTCGTACTATCAAAAATAACATTCAATACATTGCTCATTTTCATACAGCTGGAGTTCCTGGTCGAAATGAAATTGACGGCACTCAAGAATTAAATTATCCAGCCATTATGAGAGCAATTGCTGGAACAGGTTTTAAAGGTTTTGTGGGACAAGAATTTATCCCAAAAAATCAAGATAAATTAGCTTCATTACTACAAGCCATAACTATTTGCGACATTTAA
- a CDS encoding c-type cytochrome — protein sequence MKRNFLLLGLAVLTLTSFSKNEGDKKYIKKTAIVVQSNDGERLIAKSDCVGCHKLDKKLIGPAYTEIAKKYTNNDKNINYLATKIIKGGSGVWGTMPMSAHSSLKKEDAKSMAQYILGLKK from the coding sequence ATGAAACGTAACTTTTTACTTCTAGGCTTAGCCGTATTAACATTAACCTCTTTCTCAAAAAATGAAGGAGACAAAAAATACATCAAAAAAACTGCGATTGTAGTACAATCAAATGATGGTGAGCGATTAATTGCCAAATCAGATTGTGTTGGATGTCATAAATTGGACAAAAAATTAATTGGTCCAGCCTACACAGAAATTGCTAAAAAGTATACAAACAATGATAAAAATATCAACTATTTAGCTACTAAAATTATCAAAGGCGGATCAGGTGTATGGGGCACAATGCCAATGTCAGCACACTCTTCTTTAAAGAAAGAAGATGCCAAATCAATGGCACAATATATTTTAGGTTTGAAAAAATAA
- a CDS encoding gluconate 2-dehydrogenase subunit 3 family protein: MERREALKRVAYLMGGAISATTMGVLFESFTVIDKSKMVNFSVSDEAILAEFSEIIIPTTSACPGAKAAGLGSFIPMMIQDCYPANLQSIFATGLKSMDDKCFAKFGKNFATASEQEKTTIVKELRDEAIANKRQPSFFTIARDLTILGYYSSEIGSTQAREYLAIPGKYDGSAPLEPGQKAWATS; the protein is encoded by the coding sequence ATGGAAAGAAGGGAAGCACTTAAAAGAGTTGCCTATTTAATGGGAGGAGCTATTTCAGCGACAACTATGGGCGTTTTATTTGAAAGTTTTACCGTAATAGACAAATCTAAAATGGTTAACTTTTCGGTATCCGATGAAGCAATACTTGCTGAGTTTTCAGAAATCATAATCCCAACAACTTCAGCATGCCCAGGAGCAAAAGCTGCTGGTTTAGGATCATTTATACCAATGATGATTCAAGATTGTTATCCTGCTAACTTACAATCAATTTTTGCTACTGGATTAAAATCTATGGATGATAAATGTTTTGCAAAATTTGGTAAAAACTTCGCCACTGCTTCAGAACAAGAAAAAACTACTATTGTCAAAGAATTAAGAGACGAAGCAATTGCTAATAAAAGACAACCTTCCTTTTTTACAATTGCCAGAGATTTAACTATTCTAGGATATTATTCATCGGAAATAGGATCTACTCAAGCTCGTGAATATCTTGCAATTCCTGGAAAATATGATGGTAGTGCACCATTGGAACCAGGCCAAAAAGCGTGGGCTACTTCTTAA
- a CDS encoding 3-keto-disaccharide hydrolase has product MIKNIFKIALVTILMQTTNAQTAVPKGFVPLFDGTSTTGWHAYGKKAATAAWKVENGELHFDPTAAKNGQGGDLVTDKEYTNFHLKLEWKVAAKSNSGIIFFVNEDLAKFKNTYETGLEMQVLDNDGHPDGKIEKHRAGDLYDLIKSTTEPVKPVGEWNSVDIVCKFGKLQMLLNGVKVVETMLWDDKFKALVAGSKFATWPGFAAFQSGKIALQDHGDNVWYRNIMIKEWNTMTTTTGCK; this is encoded by the coding sequence ATGATTAAGAATATTTTTAAAATAGCACTAGTAACTATTTTGATGCAAACTACTAACGCTCAAACGGCTGTACCAAAAGGATTTGTTCCACTATTTGACGGAACATCTACAACTGGATGGCATGCTTACGGAAAAAAAGCAGCAACTGCTGCTTGGAAAGTTGAAAATGGTGAATTACATTTTGATCCAACGGCTGCTAAAAATGGACAAGGTGGCGATTTAGTAACCGATAAAGAATATACTAATTTTCACTTAAAATTAGAATGGAAAGTAGCGGCTAAATCCAACAGTGGTATCATCTTTTTTGTGAACGAAGACTTAGCAAAATTTAAGAATACCTACGAAACCGGTTTAGAAATGCAAGTTTTAGATAACGACGGTCATCCTGATGGAAAAATAGAAAAACACAGAGCTGGAGATTTATACGATTTGATAAAAAGTACAACAGAACCAGTTAAACCAGTAGGTGAATGGAACTCAGTTGATATTGTTTGTAAATTCGGAAAATTACAAATGTTATTGAACGGCGTAAAAGTAGTAGAAACTATGCTTTGGGATGATAAATTTAAAGCTTTAGTAGCTGGAAGTAAATTTGCTACATGGCCTGGATTTGCTGCATTTCAATCGGGTAAAATTGCCTTACAAGACCATGGAGATAATGTTTGGTATCGTAACATCATGATTAAAGAATGGAATACGATGACCACTACTACGGGTTGTAAATAA
- a CDS encoding Gfo/Idh/MocA family protein, whose protein sequence is MKKEEENKPNNNRRDFIKTGAMAAAAFMIVPRHVLGRGFVAPSDRLVVAGIGVGGKGQSDIAMFHKSGKANIGFLCDVDTRRAANSVNAFPKAKFYKDWREMLDKEHKNFDAVSVSTPDHTHAIAALAAMQLGKHVYVQKPLAHDIYEARILTEAAKKYKVVTQMGNQGASNDGTRILKEWHEADLIGDVHTIYAWTDRPVWPQGIPWSTAKPEVPKELDWDLWLGTAPYKNYVDKLVPFNWRGWWDYGTGALGDMGCHLLETPFSVLKLKYAKDVQCSVGSVYVDEFKRGYFPESCPPSSHVTLTFPKTEKTLGDVTVHWMDGGIQPERPAELGPNEIFGDGGNGTLFIGTKGKMMCDTYGLNPRLLPLSKNENLQVAQKYARVEGGDAGHYKQWVEAAIAGYGKKEVSSGFEIAGPLTEALLMANLAIRGYDVVRDELGEDVYPGRSAKLLWDNDAMRITNFDEVNQFVKRDYREGWKNLTL, encoded by the coding sequence ATGAAAAAAGAAGAAGAGAATAAACCAAATAACAATCGCCGTGATTTTATCAAAACTGGTGCGATGGCTGCAGCTGCTTTTATGATCGTACCTCGCCATGTATTAGGAAGAGGTTTTGTTGCTCCAAGTGACCGATTGGTTGTTGCGGGTATCGGTGTTGGTGGAAAAGGCCAATCAGATATTGCGATGTTTCACAAAAGTGGTAAAGCCAATATTGGTTTCTTATGTGATGTAGATACACGAAGAGCTGCTAATAGTGTAAATGCTTTTCCAAAAGCTAAATTTTACAAAGATTGGCGTGAAATGTTAGACAAAGAACACAAAAATTTTGATGCGGTATCGGTTTCAACTCCTGATCATACTCATGCTATTGCGGCTTTAGCGGCTATGCAATTAGGAAAGCATGTGTATGTTCAGAAACCATTAGCGCATGATATTTACGAAGCTAGAATATTAACTGAAGCAGCTAAAAAATACAAAGTGGTTACCCAAATGGGAAACCAAGGGGCATCAAATGATGGAACTCGTATTCTTAAAGAATGGCATGAGGCTGATTTGATTGGAGATGTCCATACCATTTATGCTTGGACAGATCGTCCAGTTTGGCCACAAGGTATTCCTTGGTCAACTGCTAAACCAGAAGTTCCAAAAGAATTGGATTGGGATTTGTGGTTGGGAACTGCTCCTTATAAAAATTACGTAGACAAATTAGTACCATTCAACTGGAGAGGTTGGTGGGATTATGGTACTGGTGCTCTAGGAGATATGGGATGTCACTTATTGGAAACTCCTTTCAGTGTTTTGAAATTGAAATACGCTAAAGATGTACAATGTAGTGTTGGTTCTGTATATGTAGATGAATTCAAACGCGGGTATTTCCCAGAAAGTTGTCCACCATCAAGTCATGTAACTTTGACTTTTCCTAAAACAGAGAAAACTTTAGGTGATGTTACCGTACACTGGATGGACGGTGGTATTCAACCAGAAAGACCTGCTGAATTAGGACCAAACGAAATTTTTGGAGATGGTGGAAATGGAACCCTTTTCATTGGAACTAAAGGAAAAATGATGTGTGATACTTACGGATTAAATCCAAGGTTATTACCATTAAGCAAAAATGAAAACCTTCAAGTAGCACAAAAGTATGCTCGTGTTGAAGGAGGAGATGCTGGTCACTATAAACAATGGGTGGAAGCTGCAATTGCTGGTTATGGAAAGAAAGAAGTAAGTTCAGGTTTTGAAATTGCTGGACCTTTAACCGAAGCTCTATTAATGGCTAACTTAGCAATTAGAGGGTACGATGTAGTTCGTGATGAATTAGGAGAAGATGTGTATCCAGGTCGTTCTGCAAAATTATTATGGGATAATGATGCTATGCGAATTACTAATTTTGATGAAGTAAATCAATTCGTAAAACGCGATTACCGCGAAGGATGGAAAAATTTAACATTATAA